The Accipiter gentilis chromosome 9, bAccGen1.1, whole genome shotgun sequence genome includes a region encoding these proteins:
- the SLC44A2 gene encoding choline transporter-like protein 2 isoform X1 has protein sequence MEERAAGRRDPDGAYGTPQKYDPTFKGPIYDRGCTDIICCILLVIAIVGYVVVGVVAWTHGDPRKVIYPTDSRGQFCGQQGTPNEKKPFLFYFDIVKCASPLVLLEFQCPTTQICVSKCPDRYQTYLSAYGSRVPSELEYYRQFCVPEFKNLQKAPIEVLKDKECPAMIIPSTPLARRCFPAIRAKKGVIMVGNETTYDDGRGRRRNVTELLEGAKKANVVLETRQLAMKIFEDYTVSWYWIIIGLVIAMVASFIFIVLLRFLAGIMVWVMIVMVILVLGYGIFHCYMEYAKLKGEAGSDVSLKDLGFQTDLRVYLHLRQTWLAFMIILCIVEVVIILLLIFLRKRILIAIALIKEASRAVGHIMMSLLFPLCTFFLLCLCIAYWASTAVFLSTSNEAIYKVFNESACQFSGQTCKPETFNTSNVTKLCPDAQCLFAFYGGETAYHKYLIVLQFFNVFMFFWLANFVIALGQVTLAGAFASYYWAFKKPDDMPAFPLFSAFGRALRYHTGSLAFGSLILAIVQVIRVTLEYLDHRLKAADNKFAKFLLSCLKCCFWCLEKFIKFLNRNAYIMIAVYGTNFCTSARNAFFLLMRNIIRVAVLDKVTDFLFFLGKLLIVGSVGILAFFFFTQRIKLVQDTAPPLNYYWVPILTVIVGSYLIAHGFFSVYGMCVDTLFLCFCEDLERNDGSPERPYYMSPELSEILLKGNLEPSKSADSQG, from the exons ATGGAGGAGCGAGCCGCGGGCAGGAGGGACCCGGACGGCGCTTACG GGACGCCGCAGAAATATGACCCGACTTTCAAAGGTCCCATTTATGACAG GGGCTGCACGGACATTATCTGCTGCATCCTGCTGGTCATCGCCATCGTGGGCTACGTGGTGGTGGGTGTCGTGG CCTGGACCCACGGGGACCCCCGGAAGGTGATCTACCCAACCGACAGTCGCGGGCAGTTCTGCGGGCAACAGGGAACCCCCAACGA GAAGAAACCTTTCCTCTTTTACTTCGATATCGTGAAGTGTGCCAGCCCGCTGGTGCTGCTGGAGTTTCAGTGCCCGACCACGCAG ATCTGCGTCAGCAAATGCCCAGACCGGTACCAGACGTACCTGAGCGCCTATGGCTCCCGCGTGCCCAGCGAGCTGGAGTACTACCGGCAATTCTGCGTCCCCGAGTTCAAAAACCTGCAGAAG GCTCCCATTGAGGTGCTGAAGGACAAAGAGTGCCCAGCCATGATTATCCCCAGCACCCCAC TGGCGCGGCGATGCTTCCCGGCCATCCGGGCCAAGAAGGGCGTCATCATGGTCGGTAACGAGACCACTTACGACGACGGCCGCGGGCGCCGGAGGAACGTCACTGAGCTTCTGGAAGGGGCCAA AAAAGCAAACGTGGTCCTGGAAACCAGACAACTGGCTATGAAGATCTTTGAAGATTACACGGTTTCCTGGTACTGGATAATAAT AGGCCTCGTGATTGCGATGGTGGCCAGCTTCATCTTCATTGTCCTGCTCCGCTTCCTGGCCGGGATCATGGTCTGGGTGATGATTGTGATGGTGATCCTGGTGCTGGGCTACG GAATCTTCCACTGTTACATGGAATATGCGAAACTGAAAGGGGAAGCGGGTTCTGATGTCTCCCTGAAGGACCTGGGATTTCAGACAGACCTACGTGTCTACCTCCACCTGCGGCAGACGTGGCTGGCATTCA tGATCATCCTGTGCATCGTGGAGGTGGTGATCATACTGCTGCTCATCTTCCTCCGCAAGAGGATCCTCATTGCCATCGCGCTCATCAAGGAGGCAAGCAG AGCTGTTGGTCACATCATGATGTCGCTGCTGTTCCCATTGTGCACCTTCTTCCTGCTGTGTCTCTGCATCGCCTACTGGGCCAGCACCGCCGT TTTCCTCTCCACCTCCAACGAGGCGATCTATAAGGTTTTTAACGAGTCTGCATGCCAGTTTTCCGGGCAGACCTGCAAGCCGGAG ACCTTCAACACAAGCAACGTCACCAAGCTGTGCCCTGATGCCCAGTGCCTCTTCGCATTCTACGGGGGCGAGACAGCATACCACAAGTATCTCATCGTCCTTCAGTTCTTCAACGTCTTCATGTTCTTCTGGCTCGCCAACTTCGTGATCGCGCTGGGCCAGGTGACGCTGGCAGGGGCCTTCGCGTCGTACTACTGGGCCTTCAAGAAACCTGACGACATGCCCGCCTTCcccctcttctctgcctttgGCCGTGCGCTCCG GTACCACACCGGCTCGCTTGCCTTTGGCTCTCTGATTCTCGCCATCGTCCAAGTCATCAGGGTCACACTGGAGTATCTGGACCACAGGTTAAAAG CTGCAGATAATAAGTTTGCCAAGTTCCTCCTGAGCTGCCTGAAGTGCTGCTTCTGGTGCCTGGAAAAATTCATCAAATTCCTCAATAGAAACGCATACATCATG ATCGCTGTCTATGGCACCAATTTCTGCACCTCCGCCAGGAACGCATTCTTCCTGCTGATGAGGAACATCATTAG GGTGGCAGTTTTAGATAAAGTCACGgatttcctcttcttcctcggTAAACTCCTCATCGTGGGAAGTGTCG GAATCCttgccttctttttcttcacCCAGCGGATAAAGCTCGTCCAAGACACAGCGCCGCCCCTAAATTACTACTGGGTCCCTATTCTG ACGGTGATCGTGGGCTCCTACCTCATTGCCCACGGGTTCTTCAGCGTGTACGGCATGTGTGTGGACAccctcttcctctgcttct GTGAAGATCTGGAGAGGAACGATGGATCTCCCGAGAGGCCTTACTACATGTCCCCTGAGCTGAGTGAGATCCTGCTGAAGGGGAACCTAGAGCCTTCCAAAAGCGCCGATAGCCAAGGCTAG
- the SLC44A2 gene encoding choline transporter-like protein 2 isoform X2, with the protein MGGQGDNYYGKHGTPQKYDPTFKGPIYDRGCTDIICCILLVIAIVGYVVVGVVAWTHGDPRKVIYPTDSRGQFCGQQGTPNEKKPFLFYFDIVKCASPLVLLEFQCPTTQICVSKCPDRYQTYLSAYGSRVPSELEYYRQFCVPEFKNLQKAPIEVLKDKECPAMIIPSTPLARRCFPAIRAKKGVIMVGNETTYDDGRGRRRNVTELLEGAKKANVVLETRQLAMKIFEDYTVSWYWIIIGLVIAMVASFIFIVLLRFLAGIMVWVMIVMVILVLGYGIFHCYMEYAKLKGEAGSDVSLKDLGFQTDLRVYLHLRQTWLAFMIILCIVEVVIILLLIFLRKRILIAIALIKEASRAVGHIMMSLLFPLCTFFLLCLCIAYWASTAVFLSTSNEAIYKVFNESACQFSGQTCKPETFNTSNVTKLCPDAQCLFAFYGGETAYHKYLIVLQFFNVFMFFWLANFVIALGQVTLAGAFASYYWAFKKPDDMPAFPLFSAFGRALRYHTGSLAFGSLILAIVQVIRVTLEYLDHRLKAADNKFAKFLLSCLKCCFWCLEKFIKFLNRNAYIMIAVYGTNFCTSARNAFFLLMRNIIRVAVLDKVTDFLFFLGKLLIVGSVGILAFFFFTQRIKLVQDTAPPLNYYWVPILTVIVGSYLIAHGFFSVYGMCVDTLFLCFCEDLERNDGSPERPYYMSPELSEILLKGNLEPSKSADSQG; encoded by the exons ATGGGGGGCCAAGGGGACAACTACTACGGCAAGCACG GGACGCCGCAGAAATATGACCCGACTTTCAAAGGTCCCATTTATGACAG GGGCTGCACGGACATTATCTGCTGCATCCTGCTGGTCATCGCCATCGTGGGCTACGTGGTGGTGGGTGTCGTGG CCTGGACCCACGGGGACCCCCGGAAGGTGATCTACCCAACCGACAGTCGCGGGCAGTTCTGCGGGCAACAGGGAACCCCCAACGA GAAGAAACCTTTCCTCTTTTACTTCGATATCGTGAAGTGTGCCAGCCCGCTGGTGCTGCTGGAGTTTCAGTGCCCGACCACGCAG ATCTGCGTCAGCAAATGCCCAGACCGGTACCAGACGTACCTGAGCGCCTATGGCTCCCGCGTGCCCAGCGAGCTGGAGTACTACCGGCAATTCTGCGTCCCCGAGTTCAAAAACCTGCAGAAG GCTCCCATTGAGGTGCTGAAGGACAAAGAGTGCCCAGCCATGATTATCCCCAGCACCCCAC TGGCGCGGCGATGCTTCCCGGCCATCCGGGCCAAGAAGGGCGTCATCATGGTCGGTAACGAGACCACTTACGACGACGGCCGCGGGCGCCGGAGGAACGTCACTGAGCTTCTGGAAGGGGCCAA AAAAGCAAACGTGGTCCTGGAAACCAGACAACTGGCTATGAAGATCTTTGAAGATTACACGGTTTCCTGGTACTGGATAATAAT AGGCCTCGTGATTGCGATGGTGGCCAGCTTCATCTTCATTGTCCTGCTCCGCTTCCTGGCCGGGATCATGGTCTGGGTGATGATTGTGATGGTGATCCTGGTGCTGGGCTACG GAATCTTCCACTGTTACATGGAATATGCGAAACTGAAAGGGGAAGCGGGTTCTGATGTCTCCCTGAAGGACCTGGGATTTCAGACAGACCTACGTGTCTACCTCCACCTGCGGCAGACGTGGCTGGCATTCA tGATCATCCTGTGCATCGTGGAGGTGGTGATCATACTGCTGCTCATCTTCCTCCGCAAGAGGATCCTCATTGCCATCGCGCTCATCAAGGAGGCAAGCAG AGCTGTTGGTCACATCATGATGTCGCTGCTGTTCCCATTGTGCACCTTCTTCCTGCTGTGTCTCTGCATCGCCTACTGGGCCAGCACCGCCGT TTTCCTCTCCACCTCCAACGAGGCGATCTATAAGGTTTTTAACGAGTCTGCATGCCAGTTTTCCGGGCAGACCTGCAAGCCGGAG ACCTTCAACACAAGCAACGTCACCAAGCTGTGCCCTGATGCCCAGTGCCTCTTCGCATTCTACGGGGGCGAGACAGCATACCACAAGTATCTCATCGTCCTTCAGTTCTTCAACGTCTTCATGTTCTTCTGGCTCGCCAACTTCGTGATCGCGCTGGGCCAGGTGACGCTGGCAGGGGCCTTCGCGTCGTACTACTGGGCCTTCAAGAAACCTGACGACATGCCCGCCTTCcccctcttctctgcctttgGCCGTGCGCTCCG GTACCACACCGGCTCGCTTGCCTTTGGCTCTCTGATTCTCGCCATCGTCCAAGTCATCAGGGTCACACTGGAGTATCTGGACCACAGGTTAAAAG CTGCAGATAATAAGTTTGCCAAGTTCCTCCTGAGCTGCCTGAAGTGCTGCTTCTGGTGCCTGGAAAAATTCATCAAATTCCTCAATAGAAACGCATACATCATG ATCGCTGTCTATGGCACCAATTTCTGCACCTCCGCCAGGAACGCATTCTTCCTGCTGATGAGGAACATCATTAG GGTGGCAGTTTTAGATAAAGTCACGgatttcctcttcttcctcggTAAACTCCTCATCGTGGGAAGTGTCG GAATCCttgccttctttttcttcacCCAGCGGATAAAGCTCGTCCAAGACACAGCGCCGCCCCTAAATTACTACTGGGTCCCTATTCTG ACGGTGATCGTGGGCTCCTACCTCATTGCCCACGGGTTCTTCAGCGTGTACGGCATGTGTGTGGACAccctcttcctctgcttct GTGAAGATCTGGAGAGGAACGATGGATCTCCCGAGAGGCCTTACTACATGTCCCCTGAGCTGAGTGAGATCCTGCTGAAGGGGAACCTAGAGCCTTCCAAAAGCGCCGATAGCCAAGGCTAG
- the SLC44A2 gene encoding choline transporter-like protein 2 isoform X4, which yields MGGQGDNYYGKHGTPQKYDPTFKGPIYDRGCTDIICCILLVIAIVGYVVVGVVAWTHGDPRKVIYPTDSRGQFCGQQGTPNEKKPFLFYFDIVKCASPLVLLEFQCPTTQICVSKCPDRYQTYLSAYGSRVPSELEYYRQFCVPEFKNLQKAPIEVLKDKECPAMIIPSTPLARRCFPAIRAKKGVIMVGNETTYDDGRGRRRNVTELLEGAKKANVVLETRQLAMKIFEDYTVSWYWIIIGLVIAMVASFIFIVLLRFLAGIMVWVMIVMVILVLGYGIFHCYMEYAKLKGEAGSDVSLKDLGFQTDLRVYLHLRQTWLAFMIILCIVEVVIILLLIFLRKRILIAIALIKEASRAVGHIMMSLLFPLCTFFLLCLCIAYWASTAVFLSTSNEAIYKVFNESACQFSGQTCKPETFNTSNVTKLCPDAQCLFAFYGGETAYHKYLIVLQFFNVFMFFWLANFVIALGQVTLAGAFASYYWAFKKPDDMPAFPLFSAFGRALRYHTGSLAFGSLILAIVQVIRVTLEYLDHRLKAADNKFAKFLLSCLKCCFWCLEKFIKFLNRNAYIMIAVYGTNFCTSARNAFFLLMRNIIRVAVLDKVTDFLFFLGKLLIVGSVGILAFFFFTQRIKLVQDTAPPLNYYWVPILTVIVGSYLIAHGFFSVYGMCVDTLFLCFLEDLERNDGSAEKPYFMSPDLKKLLKKTNKGQPDA from the exons ATGGGGGGCCAAGGGGACAACTACTACGGCAAGCACG GGACGCCGCAGAAATATGACCCGACTTTCAAAGGTCCCATTTATGACAG GGGCTGCACGGACATTATCTGCTGCATCCTGCTGGTCATCGCCATCGTGGGCTACGTGGTGGTGGGTGTCGTGG CCTGGACCCACGGGGACCCCCGGAAGGTGATCTACCCAACCGACAGTCGCGGGCAGTTCTGCGGGCAACAGGGAACCCCCAACGA GAAGAAACCTTTCCTCTTTTACTTCGATATCGTGAAGTGTGCCAGCCCGCTGGTGCTGCTGGAGTTTCAGTGCCCGACCACGCAG ATCTGCGTCAGCAAATGCCCAGACCGGTACCAGACGTACCTGAGCGCCTATGGCTCCCGCGTGCCCAGCGAGCTGGAGTACTACCGGCAATTCTGCGTCCCCGAGTTCAAAAACCTGCAGAAG GCTCCCATTGAGGTGCTGAAGGACAAAGAGTGCCCAGCCATGATTATCCCCAGCACCCCAC TGGCGCGGCGATGCTTCCCGGCCATCCGGGCCAAGAAGGGCGTCATCATGGTCGGTAACGAGACCACTTACGACGACGGCCGCGGGCGCCGGAGGAACGTCACTGAGCTTCTGGAAGGGGCCAA AAAAGCAAACGTGGTCCTGGAAACCAGACAACTGGCTATGAAGATCTTTGAAGATTACACGGTTTCCTGGTACTGGATAATAAT AGGCCTCGTGATTGCGATGGTGGCCAGCTTCATCTTCATTGTCCTGCTCCGCTTCCTGGCCGGGATCATGGTCTGGGTGATGATTGTGATGGTGATCCTGGTGCTGGGCTACG GAATCTTCCACTGTTACATGGAATATGCGAAACTGAAAGGGGAAGCGGGTTCTGATGTCTCCCTGAAGGACCTGGGATTTCAGACAGACCTACGTGTCTACCTCCACCTGCGGCAGACGTGGCTGGCATTCA tGATCATCCTGTGCATCGTGGAGGTGGTGATCATACTGCTGCTCATCTTCCTCCGCAAGAGGATCCTCATTGCCATCGCGCTCATCAAGGAGGCAAGCAG AGCTGTTGGTCACATCATGATGTCGCTGCTGTTCCCATTGTGCACCTTCTTCCTGCTGTGTCTCTGCATCGCCTACTGGGCCAGCACCGCCGT TTTCCTCTCCACCTCCAACGAGGCGATCTATAAGGTTTTTAACGAGTCTGCATGCCAGTTTTCCGGGCAGACCTGCAAGCCGGAG ACCTTCAACACAAGCAACGTCACCAAGCTGTGCCCTGATGCCCAGTGCCTCTTCGCATTCTACGGGGGCGAGACAGCATACCACAAGTATCTCATCGTCCTTCAGTTCTTCAACGTCTTCATGTTCTTCTGGCTCGCCAACTTCGTGATCGCGCTGGGCCAGGTGACGCTGGCAGGGGCCTTCGCGTCGTACTACTGGGCCTTCAAGAAACCTGACGACATGCCCGCCTTCcccctcttctctgcctttgGCCGTGCGCTCCG GTACCACACCGGCTCGCTTGCCTTTGGCTCTCTGATTCTCGCCATCGTCCAAGTCATCAGGGTCACACTGGAGTATCTGGACCACAGGTTAAAAG CTGCAGATAATAAGTTTGCCAAGTTCCTCCTGAGCTGCCTGAAGTGCTGCTTCTGGTGCCTGGAAAAATTCATCAAATTCCTCAATAGAAACGCATACATCATG ATCGCTGTCTATGGCACCAATTTCTGCACCTCCGCCAGGAACGCATTCTTCCTGCTGATGAGGAACATCATTAG GGTGGCAGTTTTAGATAAAGTCACGgatttcctcttcttcctcggTAAACTCCTCATCGTGGGAAGTGTCG GAATCCttgccttctttttcttcacCCAGCGGATAAAGCTCGTCCAAGACACAGCGCCGCCCCTAAATTACTACTGGGTCCCTATTCTG ACGGTGATCGTGGGCTCCTACCTCATTGCCCACGGGTTCTTCAGCGTGTACGGCATGTGTGTGGACAccctcttcctctgcttct TGGAAGACCTGGAGCGCAACGATGGTTCGGCCGAAAAGCCTTATTTTATGTCACCCGACCTGAAAAAGCTCCTGAAGAAGACGAACAAAGGTCAGCCTGACGCCTAG
- the SLC44A2 gene encoding choline transporter-like protein 2 isoform X3, with translation MEERAAGRRDPDGAYGTPQKYDPTFKGPIYDRGCTDIICCILLVIAIVGYVVVGVVAWTHGDPRKVIYPTDSRGQFCGQQGTPNEKKPFLFYFDIVKCASPLVLLEFQCPTTQICVSKCPDRYQTYLSAYGSRVPSELEYYRQFCVPEFKNLQKAPIEVLKDKECPAMIIPSTPLARRCFPAIRAKKGVIMVGNETTYDDGRGRRRNVTELLEGAKKANVVLETRQLAMKIFEDYTVSWYWIIIGLVIAMVASFIFIVLLRFLAGIMVWVMIVMVILVLGYGIFHCYMEYAKLKGEAGSDVSLKDLGFQTDLRVYLHLRQTWLAFMIILCIVEVVIILLLIFLRKRILIAIALIKEASRAVGHIMMSLLFPLCTFFLLCLCIAYWASTAVFLSTSNEAIYKVFNESACQFSGQTCKPETFNTSNVTKLCPDAQCLFAFYGGETAYHKYLIVLQFFNVFMFFWLANFVIALGQVTLAGAFASYYWAFKKPDDMPAFPLFSAFGRALRYHTGSLAFGSLILAIVQVIRVTLEYLDHRLKAADNKFAKFLLSCLKCCFWCLEKFIKFLNRNAYIMIAVYGTNFCTSARNAFFLLMRNIIRVAVLDKVTDFLFFLGKLLIVGSVGILAFFFFTQRIKLVQDTAPPLNYYWVPILTVIVGSYLIAHGFFSVYGMCVDTLFLCFLEDLERNDGSAEKPYFMSPDLKKLLKKTNKGQPDA, from the exons ATGGAGGAGCGAGCCGCGGGCAGGAGGGACCCGGACGGCGCTTACG GGACGCCGCAGAAATATGACCCGACTTTCAAAGGTCCCATTTATGACAG GGGCTGCACGGACATTATCTGCTGCATCCTGCTGGTCATCGCCATCGTGGGCTACGTGGTGGTGGGTGTCGTGG CCTGGACCCACGGGGACCCCCGGAAGGTGATCTACCCAACCGACAGTCGCGGGCAGTTCTGCGGGCAACAGGGAACCCCCAACGA GAAGAAACCTTTCCTCTTTTACTTCGATATCGTGAAGTGTGCCAGCCCGCTGGTGCTGCTGGAGTTTCAGTGCCCGACCACGCAG ATCTGCGTCAGCAAATGCCCAGACCGGTACCAGACGTACCTGAGCGCCTATGGCTCCCGCGTGCCCAGCGAGCTGGAGTACTACCGGCAATTCTGCGTCCCCGAGTTCAAAAACCTGCAGAAG GCTCCCATTGAGGTGCTGAAGGACAAAGAGTGCCCAGCCATGATTATCCCCAGCACCCCAC TGGCGCGGCGATGCTTCCCGGCCATCCGGGCCAAGAAGGGCGTCATCATGGTCGGTAACGAGACCACTTACGACGACGGCCGCGGGCGCCGGAGGAACGTCACTGAGCTTCTGGAAGGGGCCAA AAAAGCAAACGTGGTCCTGGAAACCAGACAACTGGCTATGAAGATCTTTGAAGATTACACGGTTTCCTGGTACTGGATAATAAT AGGCCTCGTGATTGCGATGGTGGCCAGCTTCATCTTCATTGTCCTGCTCCGCTTCCTGGCCGGGATCATGGTCTGGGTGATGATTGTGATGGTGATCCTGGTGCTGGGCTACG GAATCTTCCACTGTTACATGGAATATGCGAAACTGAAAGGGGAAGCGGGTTCTGATGTCTCCCTGAAGGACCTGGGATTTCAGACAGACCTACGTGTCTACCTCCACCTGCGGCAGACGTGGCTGGCATTCA tGATCATCCTGTGCATCGTGGAGGTGGTGATCATACTGCTGCTCATCTTCCTCCGCAAGAGGATCCTCATTGCCATCGCGCTCATCAAGGAGGCAAGCAG AGCTGTTGGTCACATCATGATGTCGCTGCTGTTCCCATTGTGCACCTTCTTCCTGCTGTGTCTCTGCATCGCCTACTGGGCCAGCACCGCCGT TTTCCTCTCCACCTCCAACGAGGCGATCTATAAGGTTTTTAACGAGTCTGCATGCCAGTTTTCCGGGCAGACCTGCAAGCCGGAG ACCTTCAACACAAGCAACGTCACCAAGCTGTGCCCTGATGCCCAGTGCCTCTTCGCATTCTACGGGGGCGAGACAGCATACCACAAGTATCTCATCGTCCTTCAGTTCTTCAACGTCTTCATGTTCTTCTGGCTCGCCAACTTCGTGATCGCGCTGGGCCAGGTGACGCTGGCAGGGGCCTTCGCGTCGTACTACTGGGCCTTCAAGAAACCTGACGACATGCCCGCCTTCcccctcttctctgcctttgGCCGTGCGCTCCG GTACCACACCGGCTCGCTTGCCTTTGGCTCTCTGATTCTCGCCATCGTCCAAGTCATCAGGGTCACACTGGAGTATCTGGACCACAGGTTAAAAG CTGCAGATAATAAGTTTGCCAAGTTCCTCCTGAGCTGCCTGAAGTGCTGCTTCTGGTGCCTGGAAAAATTCATCAAATTCCTCAATAGAAACGCATACATCATG ATCGCTGTCTATGGCACCAATTTCTGCACCTCCGCCAGGAACGCATTCTTCCTGCTGATGAGGAACATCATTAG GGTGGCAGTTTTAGATAAAGTCACGgatttcctcttcttcctcggTAAACTCCTCATCGTGGGAAGTGTCG GAATCCttgccttctttttcttcacCCAGCGGATAAAGCTCGTCCAAGACACAGCGCCGCCCCTAAATTACTACTGGGTCCCTATTCTG ACGGTGATCGTGGGCTCCTACCTCATTGCCCACGGGTTCTTCAGCGTGTACGGCATGTGTGTGGACAccctcttcctctgcttct TGGAAGACCTGGAGCGCAACGATGGTTCGGCCGAAAAGCCTTATTTTATGTCACCCGACCTGAAAAAGCTCCTGAAGAAGACGAACAAAGGTCAGCCTGACGCCTAG
- the AP1M2 gene encoding AP-1 complex subunit mu-2, whose amino-acid sequence MAASALFILDLKGKPLISRNYKGDVGLGEIEHFMGLLLQREEEGALTPLLTHGKVHFLWIKHANLYLVATTQKNGNASLVYSFLYKVVEVFCEYFKELEEESIRDNFVIIYELLDELMDFGFPQTTDSKILRRYITQEGNKLETGKSRVPTTVTNAVSWRSEGIKYKKNEVFIDVIESVNLLVSANGSVLLSEVVGTIKLKVFLSGMPELRLGLNDRVLFELTGRGKNKSVELEDVKFHQCVRLSRFDNDRTISFIPPDGDFELMSYRLNTQVKPLIWIESVIEKFSHSRVEIMVKAKGQFKKQSVANGVEIAVPVPSDADSPKFKTSVGSARYLPERNLVIWTIKSFPGGKEHLMRAHFGLPSVEKEEEEGRPPISVRFEIPYFTVSGIQVRYMKIIEKSGYQALPWVRYITQSGDYQLRTS is encoded by the exons ATGGCCGCCTCTGCCCTCTTCATCCTGGACCTCAAGGGGaag ccGCTGATCAGCCGCAACTACAAGggggacgtggggctgggggagatcGAGCACttcatggggctgctgctgcagcgggaggaggagggggcccTCACCCCCCTCCTGACCCACGGCAAGGTCCATTTCCTCTGGATCAAACACGCCAACCTCTACC TGGTGGCCACCACCCAGAAGAACGGCAACGCTTCCTTGGTCTACTCCTTCCTCTACAAGGTGGTGGAg GTCTTCTGCGAGTACTtcaaggagctggaggaggagagcatCCGCGACAACTTCGTCATCATCTACGAGCTCCTGGACGAGCTGATGGACTTTGGCTTCCCGCAGACCACGGACAGCAAGATCCT ccgcAGGTACATCACGCAGGAGGGTAACAAGCTGGAGACGGGCAAATCCCGCGTCCCCACCACGGTCACCAACGCCGTGTCCTGGCGCTCCGAGGGCATCAAGTACAAGAAGAACGAGGTCTTCATCGACGTCATCGAGTCGGTGAACCTGCTG GTGAGCGCCAACGGCAGCGTGCTGCTGAGCGAGGTGGTGGGCACCATCAAGCTGAAGGTCTTCCTCTCGGGGATGCCCGAGCTGCGCCTGGGCTTGAACGACCGCGTCCTCTTCGAGCTGACCGGGC GGGGCAAGAACAAGTCGGTGGAGCTGGAGGACGTCAAGTTCCACCAGTGCGTCCGGCTCTCTCGCTTCGACAACGACCGCACCATCTCCTTCATCCCCCCCGACGGAGACTTCGAGCTCATGTCCTACCGCCTCAACACCCAG GTGAAGCCGCTCATCTGGATCGAGTCGGTCATCGAGAAGTTCTCCCACAGCCGGGTGGAAATCATGGTCAAG GCCAAGGGCCAGTTCAAGAAGCAGTCGGTGGCCAACGGGGTGGAGATCGCCGTGCCGGTGCCCAGCGACGCCGACTCCCCCAAATTCAAGACGAGCGTGGGTTCCGCCAGGTACCTCCCGGAGAGGAACCTCGTCATCTGGACCATCAAATCCTTCCCG GGGGGAAAGGAGCACCTGATGCGCGCCCACTTCGGTCTGCCCAGcgtggagaaggaggaggaggagggtcggCCCCCCATCTCCGTCCGCTTCGAGATCCCCTACTTCACCGTCTCGGGCATCCAG GTGCGGTACATGAAGATCATCGAGAAGAGCGGGTACCAGGCGCTGCCCTGGGTGCGCTACATCACCCAGAGCGGGG ACTACCAGCTCCGCACCAGCTAA